The following proteins are co-located in the Triticum aestivum cultivar Chinese Spring chromosome 1A, IWGSC CS RefSeq v2.1, whole genome shotgun sequence genome:
- the LOC123096209 gene encoding uncharacterized protein: MLDRSMKWAPEQQALGGLGLAGVCRETCRVIRRAMLPNFVNLGPPLLSALLLATPALCSRVLADLHHDGPGLLRLVTDRLAFFLSVAVSIGLVLLLVLLCTAAYVFCVASLYCTGGDLRAADRVLRGFPTAPLVRLVCTFLLAAAPFLVVCASLFVAALFQLQELLDAPDKNKIMLPLQLLGWAACLAGAAYVAVVCQLACVVSLLEDAVLFRALRKSRALLAGKFWAAAGVFVTLDGCIFALLVAFPALVVDDALGLGLGFQVAAGAAMAVALCAVVLSTLVAQPVVYMVCKNHHHDVVDKVHLD, encoded by the coding sequence ATGCTCGATCGATCCATGAAGTGGGCACCGGAGCAGCAGGCTCTCGGgggcctcggcctcgccggcgtctgCCGGGAGACCTGCCGTGTGATCCGCCGCGCCATGCTCCCCAACTTCGTCAACCTCGGTCCCCCGCTGCTCTCCGCGCTCTTGCTCGCCACCCCCGCCCTCTGCTCCCGCGTCCTCGCCGACCTCCACCACGACggccccggcctcctccgcctcgtcaccGACCGGCTCGCCTTTTTCCTCTCCGTGGCCGTCTCCATCGGTCTTGTCCTCCTGCTCGTGCTCCTCTGCACCGCCGCCTACGTCTTCTGCGTCGCCTCCCTCTACTGCACCGGAGGCGACCTCCGCGCCGCCGATCGCGTCCTCAGGGGGTTCCCCACGGCCCCGCTCGTGCGGCTCGTCTGCACCTTCCTCCTCGCCGCGGCCCCCTTCCTCGTGGTCTGCGCCTCCCTCTTCGTCGCCGCCTTGTTCCAGCTCCAGGAGCTGCTCGACGCTCCGGACAAGAACAAGATCATGCTGCCGCTGCAGCTGCTGGGATGGGCTGCGTGCCTCGCCGGCGCGGCCTACGTCGCCGTGGTGTGCCAGCTGGCCTGCGTGGTGTCCCTGCTCGAGGACGCCGTGCTCTTCCGCGCCCTGCGCAAGAGCCGCGCGCTCCTCGCCGGCAAGTTCTGGGCGGCCGCCGGCGTCTTCGTCACGCTCGACGGGTGCATCTTCGCCCTTCTGGTGGCTTTCCCGGCCCTGGTGGTGGACGATGCGCTGGGCCTCGGCCTCGGGTTCCAGGTGGCCGCCGGGGCCGCGATGGCGGTGGCGCTGTGCGCGGTGGTGCTTTCGACGCTGGTGGCGCAGCCGGTGGTCTACATGGTGTGCAAGAACCaccaccacgatgtcgtcgacaaGGTTCACCTCGACTGA